The Flavobacteriaceae bacterium 3519-10 genome includes a window with the following:
- a CDS encoding UDP-N-acetylmuramate--alanine ligase, which translates to MVKTIEEFQDVFFIGIAGVGMSAVAQYLKGIGKDVSGSDRYFHPDEYNRTKDQLEAEGIKCHLQDGSGISEKTDLIVVSTAIEDTVFEVQKARELGIPIVKRSELLAAIAKSKKTIAVGGTSGKSTTSAMLYQILLDAGFDPSIISGAGLTSIIRQGKIGNAAVGKGEWLIIEADESDGSIIQYQPEIGLLLNIDKDHQEIDELITLFSEFKSNTNSLFVVNQSNTLAKSLSANAANDFGFEDANAGYSAENFKQDGLLMTFELRGQKFKMNSLGRHSVENAAAAIAVAHQIGVDLNTSAESLAKYEGIYRRHQILGQKNGVWVIDDYAHNPAKCAASIRACQPLADKVIAWFQPHGYGPTRFLRNDFVEEIAEALRQQDEIWMSEIFYAGGTAVKDISANDLVEDIRMKGKNASFVEDRNNLLEALRPKLTPGTVLLLMGARDPGLEEFCTNLFETL; encoded by the coding sequence ATGGTTAAAACTATCGAAGAATTTCAGGATGTCTTCTTTATTGGAATCGCGGGTGTTGGGATGAGCGCTGTAGCGCAGTATCTCAAAGGAATTGGGAAAGATGTAAGTGGAAGCGACCGATATTTTCACCCCGACGAATACAACAGAACTAAGGACCAGTTAGAAGCCGAAGGGATAAAATGCCATTTGCAGGATGGGAGCGGAATCTCTGAAAAAACCGATCTGATCGTAGTTTCAACGGCCATCGAAGATACAGTTTTCGAGGTACAGAAAGCCCGGGAATTAGGGATTCCGATTGTTAAACGAAGTGAGTTATTAGCCGCAATAGCAAAAAGCAAAAAGACAATCGCAGTGGGCGGAACTTCCGGTAAATCAACAACATCTGCGATGTTATATCAGATTTTACTCGACGCAGGTTTTGATCCCAGCATTATTTCGGGCGCTGGTTTAACTTCGATTATCCGGCAGGGAAAAATAGGAAATGCTGCCGTTGGAAAAGGTGAGTGGCTCATCATTGAAGCTGACGAAAGCGACGGTTCCATCATACAATATCAGCCTGAAATTGGCCTCTTGCTGAATATCGACAAAGACCATCAGGAAATAGACGAATTGATTACGTTATTCTCTGAATTTAAAAGTAATACAAACAGCTTATTTGTTGTAAACCAATCGAATACACTTGCTAAATCGTTGTCTGCGAATGCGGCAAACGATTTTGGATTCGAAGATGCCAATGCGGGGTATTCCGCTGAAAATTTTAAGCAGGACGGACTTTTAATGACATTTGAACTCCGTGGTCAGAAGTTTAAAATGAACTCGCTCGGAAGACACAGTGTCGAAAATGCTGCTGCGGCAATTGCCGTGGCCCATCAGATTGGCGTAGATTTAAACACAAGCGCTGAAAGTCTTGCAAAATATGAAGGAATTTACCGCCGACACCAGATTTTGGGACAGAAAAACGGCGTGTGGGTCATTGATGATTATGCGCACAATCCCGCGAAATGTGCCGCTTCGATCAGAGCCTGCCAGCCTCTTGCGGATAAAGTTATCGCATGGTTTCAGCCCCATGGTTACGGGCCTACCAGGTTTTTGCGGAATGATTTTGTTGAAGAAATCGCTGAAGCACTAAGACAACAGGACGAAATCTGGATGAGCGAAATTTTCTATGCGGGTGGCACGGCAGTGAAAGATATTTCTGCAAACGACCTTGTTGAAGACATCAGAATGAAAGGTAAAAACGCCAGCTTCGTCGAAGACCGAAACAATCTGCTTGAAGCTTTACGGCCGAAACTTACGCCGGGTACGGTATTGCTGTTGATGGGCGCGCGGGATCCCGGATTGGAGGAGTTTTGCACTAATTTATTTGAAACATTATAA
- a CDS encoding Thymidine kinase produces MFLENTINHAKQSGWMEVICGSMFSGKTEELIRRLRRAEMAGQNVEIFKPKLDTRYAEEEVVSHNQNKIRSTPVESPNEILLLGSTCDVVGIDEAQFFDESIVEVANKLANSGIRVVIAGLDMDFMGRPFGPIPNLMATAEYVTKVHAICRRTGNLANHSMRITAGNDLVQLGETESYEAVSRKVFNEEFLNTQSK; encoded by the coding sequence ATGTTTTTAGAAAACACAATAAATCACGCAAAACAAAGCGGCTGGATGGAAGTAATCTGCGGCTCGATGTTTTCAGGAAAAACGGAGGAACTTATCCGCAGGCTTCGGCGTGCTGAGATGGCCGGACAAAATGTTGAAATCTTCAAGCCGAAACTCGATACGCGGTATGCCGAAGAGGAAGTGGTATCGCATAACCAAAACAAGATCCGCAGCACACCGGTCGAAAGCCCCAACGAAATCTTACTGCTGGGTTCAACCTGTGATGTAGTAGGAATTGATGAAGCGCAGTTTTTTGACGAAAGCATTGTTGAAGTTGCTAATAAACTGGCTAACAGCGGAATACGCGTGGTAATTGCGGGCCTCGACATGGATTTTATGGGACGACCGTTCGGGCCGATTCCGAACCTCATGGCCACCGCCGAATATGTAACGAAAGTGCATGCGATCTGTAGACGTACCGGGAATCTGGCAAACCACTCGATGCGGATCACTGCAGGAAATGATCTGGTACAGCTGGGCGAAACCGAAAGCTACGAAGCAGTAAGCAGAAAAGTTTTCAACGAGGAATTTCTAAACACTCAAAGTAAGTGA
- a CDS encoding UDP-N-acetylmuramoylalanyl-D-glutamyl-2,6- diaminopimelate--D-alanyl-D- alanyl ligase produces MNYTTLQLSEITGSELIGDGKLCVTGMAYDSRNIFSPLNTAFLAINTAKNSGEKYITSAIEKGISVVISQHRIESETDVTWIIVEDSLKFIQKLAKYHFAQFTLKTTIGITGSNGKTIVKEWLYQSLFDEFITVKSPKSFNSQLGLPLSLLKVSARDEIGIFEVGISKPSEMERLADIFKPQIGVLTHIGPAHESNFENQKQLIEEKIKLFSDSDVILFNGDNLLVHSLITERYSSKKLISYGFETHNDIFIKSSPKEGDLSIVYFGEEFNLPAQRRDEATLNNALCVIAVLKVLGFSTDIIREKINMLKPVEMRLESVKGLRNNLIINDYYNLDLDSLKIAFQFINEYNKPAKTLVLTDFVEGKETTLLYQTVSNLTNQQKFQHVFLIGDEITKYSELFEGDVAVFNNTTQLIESHYLDSVENELILLKGARKFEIEKVKDHLELQKHDTVLEVNLNAVLHNINVHKSLLKPKTKMMAMVKAYSYGLGGYEIAEFLQHHHIDYLGVAYADEGADLRKNGISVPIMVMNPEQHSYDSIIEHHLEPEIYSFRVLDLFNQQLIRKGADKDYPIHIKLETGMNRLGFREDEIDELAARLAKMDVKVASVFSHLSTADSEEEHNYTMHQIEKFQSISTRLAEKLKYEPIRHILNSSGIANYADYQFEMVRIGIGMVGITSNEQIKNQLRNVVSFKSVISQISEINAGDSVGYDRKYKATKRTRIATIPVGYADGVPRMIGNGIGHVSISGNLYPIVGNICMDMMMVEVGDSSAKEGDEVIIFNSKPSLAEFSDYCKTIPYEVLTSISRRVKRVYIKD; encoded by the coding sequence GTGAATTACACTACCCTACAACTCTCGGAAATAACGGGTTCAGAATTAATCGGTGACGGAAAATTATGTGTAACAGGCATGGCCTACGACAGCCGAAACATATTCAGTCCTTTAAACACGGCCTTTCTTGCAATAAATACGGCGAAAAATTCCGGCGAAAAATACATCACTTCAGCAATTGAAAAAGGAATCTCAGTTGTTATATCCCAACACAGGATAGAATCTGAAACAGATGTAACCTGGATTATTGTAGAAGACTCGCTGAAGTTTATTCAGAAACTGGCTAAATATCATTTCGCGCAGTTTACGCTGAAGACCACTATCGGAATCACAGGCAGCAATGGAAAGACAATTGTCAAAGAATGGCTCTACCAGAGTCTTTTTGATGAGTTTATCACCGTTAAGAGTCCTAAAAGTTTCAATTCACAGCTTGGTTTGCCGCTCTCCCTATTAAAAGTTTCGGCACGTGATGAAATAGGGATTTTTGAGGTTGGCATTTCGAAGCCGTCAGAAATGGAGCGCTTGGCGGATATTTTCAAGCCACAAATCGGAGTTTTGACCCACATCGGTCCGGCCCACGAATCAAACTTTGAAAACCAGAAACAACTTATTGAGGAAAAAATCAAACTATTCAGCGATTCTGATGTTATCCTTTTTAATGGGGATAATTTATTGGTTCACAGTTTAATAACTGAAAGATATTCAAGTAAAAAATTAATATCATACGGATTTGAAACGCATAATGATATCTTCATTAAATCCAGTCCGAAAGAGGGCGATCTCAGTATTGTATATTTTGGGGAAGAGTTTAATCTGCCTGCCCAACGGCGTGATGAAGCCACTTTAAACAATGCGCTTTGCGTTATCGCAGTTCTGAAAGTTTTGGGTTTCTCCACCGATATTATCAGGGAGAAAATAAATATGCTGAAACCGGTCGAAATGCGTCTTGAAAGCGTGAAAGGCTTACGTAACAATCTGATTATTAATGATTATTATAATTTAGACCTCGATTCGCTAAAGATTGCTTTTCAGTTCATTAATGAATATAACAAGCCGGCTAAGACGCTGGTTCTCACAGATTTTGTGGAAGGAAAAGAGACAACTCTGTTATATCAAACGGTTTCAAACCTTACCAATCAACAAAAATTTCAACATGTTTTTTTAATTGGCGACGAAATAACGAAGTATAGCGAGCTTTTTGAAGGTGATGTTGCAGTATTTAACAATACCACCCAACTCATTGAAAGTCATTATCTTGATTCCGTCGAAAATGAGTTAATTTTGCTCAAGGGCGCCCGGAAATTTGAAATCGAGAAGGTGAAAGACCATCTGGAGCTCCAGAAACACGACACCGTATTGGAGGTAAATCTAAATGCTGTTCTTCATAATATTAATGTGCATAAATCACTTCTGAAACCAAAAACCAAAATGATGGCGATGGTAAAAGCGTATTCCTATGGGCTTGGCGGCTATGAAATTGCAGAGTTTCTGCAGCATCATCATATTGATTATTTGGGAGTTGCCTATGCTGATGAAGGCGCAGATTTAAGAAAAAACGGAATTTCTGTACCGATTATGGTCATGAATCCCGAGCAACACAGCTACGACAGTATTATTGAGCATCACCTTGAGCCCGAAATATATAGTTTCCGCGTGCTCGATCTGTTTAATCAACAGCTTATTCGCAAAGGCGCGGACAAAGATTACCCGATCCACATAAAACTGGAAACCGGGATGAACAGGCTTGGGTTTCGAGAGGATGAAATCGATGAACTCGCCGCCAGACTCGCTAAAATGGATGTGAAGGTAGCTTCGGTATTCAGCCATTTGTCGACTGCCGATTCCGAAGAAGAGCACAACTATACGATGCATCAGATTGAGAAGTTCCAGAGCATTTCCACACGCTTAGCTGAAAAGCTAAAATACGAGCCGATAAGGCACATACTCAACTCTTCAGGAATTGCCAATTACGCTGATTATCAATTCGAAATGGTAAGAATCGGGATTGGAATGGTTGGAATTACATCAAATGAGCAGATTAAAAACCAGCTGCGGAATGTGGTGAGTTTTAAATCTGTGATTTCGCAGATATCGGAAATTAATGCCGGCGACAGTGTGGGCTACGACAGAAAATACAAAGCCACGAAAAGGACGCGGATCGCTACCATTCCTGTCGGTTACGCAGACGGTGTACCTAGAATGATCGGGAACGGCATCGGACACGTAAGCATCAGCGGAAATTTATATCCGATCGTTGGTAATATCTGTATGGATATGATGATGGTAGAAGTTGGTGATTCATCTGCAAAGGAAGGTGATGAAGTGATTATATTTAATTCTAAACCTTCGCTTGCTGAATTTTCGGATTATTGTAAAACAATTCCATACGAAGTTCTTACGTCAATCTCGAGACGAGTAAAACGGGTTTACATAAAAGATTAA
- a CDS encoding putative patatin-like phospholipase has protein sequence MKKLHAFFLVLLLNFTLHAQVKQGLVIPKNPKVGLSLSGGGAKGFAHIGVLKVLDSLGIKVDYISGTSMGAIVGGLYASGYTGKEIEKIVLNTDFYNIIANEKTREESTFFNKSVDKYILTIPVKDGKVNVLPKAISTGQKNIYLLKELFKNVSTITDFSKLPIPFMCVATNLESGKTEVFEKGDLVSAIMASSAFPSLMDPVKINDSLYIDGAMTINYPSKPLKDKGIHIVIGVDLSQGLANRDNLGSAIAILNQVIDFGIQKETVNQYQYTDINIRPDLTGMTSTSYGSTKSILDSGYAEATKYVEPLSLLPKRKQELLRAPMNSLYSNVYKIDSLILENNHIFSENYVSGKMHLRLPALLTYGGVNKMVDRLYSTNNYSLINYDIIQQNEKSYLKLTVTEDDTRFFLRFGLHYDEVFKTGLLLNATAKRLLVRNSTVSLDVVVGDKARFYLNYFIDNGYIPGFGLYASGMSLDLNDSDGNISSQWNWFRNEAFIQSVWRDKYAIGGGISHDYFEAKPAGEAGFSQSGNFINPYAFIKSDTQDDKNFPSKGLLLSAEGKFMDVLNDAQDGQTFQTKITTQINFPITSWFTYRLGLFGGFTIGESIPDYYLYRIGGIFEQNLGNFVKFAGYEFGQLSARNILTANNTLQFNVYNNYYVDAHVNIANLFDNIQVDDIVHISESAAGVSAGLKSTFGQIKFNYSRSINRKNNAFSVILGHWF, from the coding sequence ATGAAAAAATTACATGCATTTTTCCTGGTCCTACTCCTGAATTTCACATTGCACGCGCAGGTGAAGCAAGGTTTAGTAATTCCTAAAAATCCGAAGGTCGGCCTCTCGCTTTCGGGTGGAGGTGCAAAAGGTTTTGCCCACATTGGTGTCTTAAAGGTGTTGGATTCTCTCGGCATCAAGGTAGATTACATTTCGGGCACGAGCATGGGCGCTATTGTAGGCGGTTTATACGCATCCGGTTATACGGGCAAGGAAATTGAGAAAATAGTACTGAATACCGACTTCTACAACATCATAGCCAACGAAAAAACCCGCGAAGAAAGTACATTCTTCAACAAAAGCGTCGACAAATATATTCTTACAATCCCCGTTAAAGACGGTAAGGTAAATGTATTGCCAAAAGCAATTTCCACAGGTCAAAAAAATATATATCTGCTGAAAGAGCTTTTCAAAAATGTATCCACAATCACCGATTTTTCAAAACTACCGATTCCTTTTATGTGCGTTGCCACAAACCTCGAAAGCGGCAAGACCGAGGTTTTCGAGAAGGGAGATCTCGTAAGTGCAATTATGGCCAGTTCTGCATTTCCTTCGTTAATGGATCCGGTAAAAATCAATGATTCGCTGTACATTGACGGTGCAATGACGATCAATTACCCAAGTAAACCCCTTAAAGACAAGGGAATACATATCGTTATCGGTGTAGACCTTAGTCAGGGGCTCGCCAACCGCGATAATCTCGGAAGTGCAATCGCGATTCTAAACCAGGTGATTGATTTCGGTATTCAGAAAGAAACTGTTAATCAGTATCAATACACGGATATCAACATACGCCCGGATCTTACGGGTATGACGTCCACAAGTTATGGGTCAACCAAATCTATCCTCGATTCCGGATATGCCGAAGCCACCAAGTACGTAGAGCCACTTTCGTTGCTCCCAAAGAGGAAACAGGAACTTCTACGGGCTCCGATGAATTCTCTTTATTCAAATGTTTATAAGATCGACAGCCTGATACTCGAGAACAATCATATATTTTCGGAGAACTATGTATCGGGTAAGATGCATCTGCGCCTGCCCGCACTGCTGACCTATGGCGGTGTCAACAAGATGGTAGACAGGCTTTATTCAACAAACAACTATAGCCTGATCAATTACGATATTATCCAACAAAACGAAAAGAGTTATCTTAAACTGACGGTTACCGAAGATGATACGCGGTTTTTTCTGAGGTTCGGTCTGCACTATGACGAAGTTTTTAAAACCGGTTTGCTGCTTAATGCTACCGCGAAACGCCTGCTCGTGCGTAATTCCACGGTTTCTTTAGACGTGGTAGTAGGAGATAAAGCGCGCTTTTACCTAAATTATTTTATAGATAATGGTTATATCCCTGGTTTCGGCCTGTACGCATCGGGAATGTCGCTTGATCTTAATGACAGCGACGGAAATATCTCGTCCCAGTGGAACTGGTTTAGAAACGAAGCTTTTATACAGTCTGTATGGCGCGATAAATATGCAATTGGTGGCGGGATAAGCCATGATTATTTTGAAGCAAAACCCGCGGGAGAAGCCGGTTTCTCACAGTCCGGAAATTTTATCAATCCATATGCTTTTATTAAAAGTGATACACAGGATGATAAAAATTTCCCCTCAAAAGGACTCCTTCTTAGTGCGGAAGGAAAATTTATGGACGTACTGAATGACGCGCAGGACGGGCAGACCTTCCAGACAAAAATTACGACGCAGATAAACTTCCCCATTACAAGCTGGTTTACCTATCGCTTAGGACTTTTCGGTGGTTTTACAATTGGTGAAAGCATTCCTGATTACTATCTCTACCGGATTGGCGGTATTTTCGAGCAGAATCTTGGCAATTTTGTAAAGTTTGCCGGCTACGAATTTGGTCAGCTCAGTGCGAGAAACATTCTTACAGCCAACAATACGCTGCAGTTCAATGTGTATAACAACTATTATGTTGATGCGCATGTAAACATTGCTAACCTGTTTGATAATATTCAGGTCGACGATATCGTTCATATTTCAGAATCTGCAGCCGGTGTTTCAGCGGGCTTAAAATCGACATTCGGGCAGATTAAGTTTAATTACAGCAGATCTATTAACCGCAAGAATAATGCGTTCAGCGTGATTCTTGGCCATTGGTTTTAA
- a CDS encoding predicted metal-dependent hydrolase encodes MAIGFKIMIHFFFEDIDEIAISPEIKPWLENLLISEGKKPGVLNYVFCSDEYLLKINREYLDHDYLTDIITFDYVKGKTVSGDIFVSLHRISENALLHDNSFDTELLRVTAHGLLHLCGYKDKTEVEISEMRSKEDFYINQF; translated from the coding sequence TTGGCCATTGGTTTTAAGATAATGATACATTTTTTCTTTGAAGACATCGATGAAATAGCCATTTCACCCGAGATCAAGCCTTGGCTTGAAAATTTACTTATTTCGGAAGGCAAAAAGCCCGGAGTCCTGAATTATGTTTTCTGTAGCGATGAATATCTGCTGAAAATAAACCGTGAATATTTAGACCATGACTATCTCACGGATATTATCACATTCGACTACGTGAAGGGCAAAACAGTTTCAGGTGATATTTTTGTATCTTTGCACCGCATTTCTGAGAACGCCTTGCTTCATGATAATAGCTTTGATACAGAGCTCCTTAGGGTGACAGCACACGGCCTCTTACATCTTTGTGGATATAAGGATAAAACTGAGGTCGAAATCAGTGAAATGCGCAGTAAAGAAGACTTTTATATTAATCAATTTTAG
- a CDS encoding tRNA uridine 5-carboxymethylaminomethyl modification enzyme gidA — protein MISEIYDVIVVGAGHAGSEAAAAAANMGSKTLLITMNMQTIGQMSCNPAMGGIAKGQIVREIDAMGGYSGIIADKSAIQFKMLNLSKGPAMWSPRTQNDRMLFAEEWRIALENTPNLDFFQDMVKSLIIENNKVCGVVTSLGIQIRGKSVVLTNGTFLNGLIHVGDKQLGGGRMGEPRAFGITEQLVSLGFEAGRMKTGTPPRVDGRSLDYSKMEEQKGDENPQKFSYSDTPTLTKQLSCHIVYTNETVHEILKEGFDRSPMFNGTIQSIGPRYCPSIEDKVNRFAERTRHQLFVEPEGWRTVEIYVNGFSSSLPEDVQIKAMKHIPGFENVKVFRPGYAIEYDYFPPTQLHHTLETKLIENLYFAGQINGTTGYEEAAGQGLMAGINAHNKVKEKEEFILKRDEAYIGVLIDDLITKGTEEPYRMFTSRAEYRLLLRQDNADVRLTEKSFNIGLADEHRLKNVQNKIAQGSELEGFLRETSLKPGIINPILAEIESAPVDQAYKASQILTRPNMTLQKLEQIDFIKERSSEFSDEVKEQAEINIKYKGYIDKERESVAKMTRLETIAIPEDFDFCKINSLSAESRQKLNKVRPRTIAQAGRISGVSPADMNVLLIYLGR, from the coding sequence ATGATTAGCGAAATATACGATGTAATAGTTGTTGGTGCAGGACACGCGGGAAGCGAGGCTGCTGCGGCAGCGGCAAACATGGGCTCGAAAACCCTTCTCATCACCATGAATATGCAGACAATTGGCCAGATGTCCTGCAATCCCGCCATGGGGGGAATAGCCAAAGGCCAGATTGTACGCGAGATCGACGCGATGGGCGGCTATTCAGGCATTATTGCTGATAAATCAGCGATACAGTTTAAGATGCTTAATCTTTCAAAAGGTCCGGCCATGTGGTCGCCACGCACCCAGAACGACCGCATGCTCTTTGCTGAAGAATGGCGAATTGCGCTCGAAAACACTCCTAACCTGGACTTTTTTCAGGATATGGTTAAAAGCCTCATCATCGAGAATAACAAGGTTTGCGGTGTCGTAACATCCCTTGGTATCCAAATCCGCGGTAAATCAGTGGTCCTTACAAACGGAACCTTTCTAAACGGACTTATACACGTTGGAGATAAACAGCTAGGAGGCGGCAGAATGGGCGAACCACGTGCCTTCGGCATCACAGAGCAGCTCGTTTCCTTAGGATTTGAGGCCGGACGTATGAAAACAGGCACGCCTCCACGGGTTGATGGCAGAAGCCTCGACTATTCTAAAATGGAGGAGCAAAAGGGAGATGAAAATCCACAGAAATTCTCATATTCGGATACGCCAACACTCACAAAACAACTGAGTTGTCACATTGTTTACACCAATGAAACAGTTCACGAAATATTAAAAGAAGGATTCGACAGAAGCCCTATGTTTAATGGCACAATACAAAGCATCGGTCCACGCTATTGCCCAAGTATCGAAGACAAAGTAAACCGCTTCGCCGAAAGAACCCGCCACCAGCTTTTCGTAGAACCGGAAGGATGGCGAACGGTAGAAATTTATGTAAACGGTTTCAGTTCGTCGCTGCCGGAAGATGTACAGATTAAAGCGATGAAACATATCCCAGGGTTCGAAAATGTAAAGGTTTTCAGACCGGGTTACGCTATCGAATACGATTACTTCCCTCCTACCCAACTCCATCATACACTTGAAACTAAACTCATTGAAAATCTGTACTTTGCAGGTCAGATTAATGGCACTACAGGCTATGAAGAAGCGGCCGGACAAGGCCTGATGGCAGGTATAAATGCCCACAACAAAGTAAAAGAGAAAGAAGAATTCATTCTAAAACGTGATGAAGCATATATCGGCGTTCTGATAGATGATTTAATTACAAAAGGTACTGAAGAACCGTACCGTATGTTCACATCAAGAGCGGAATACCGCTTGCTTCTGCGACAGGACAATGCGGATGTGCGCCTCACCGAAAAATCATTTAATATAGGCCTTGCCGATGAGCACCGACTTAAAAACGTACAGAATAAGATTGCTCAGGGATCGGAATTGGAAGGATTCTTACGCGAAACAAGTTTAAAACCCGGTATCATCAACCCTATCCTGGCCGAAATAGAGTCGGCACCTGTAGATCAGGCCTACAAAGCTTCACAGATTTTAACGCGACCAAATATGACGCTGCAAAAACTCGAGCAAATTGATTTTATTAAAGAACGTTCATCAGAATTTTCAGATGAAGTGAAAGAACAGGCAGAAATCAATATCAAGTACAAAGGATATATCGACAAGGAACGTGAGAGCGTGGCTAAGATGACCAGACTCGAAACCATCGCTATTCCTGAAGATTTCGATTTTTGTAAAATTAACTCACTATCTGCTGAATCGCGCCAGAAACTGAACAAAGTAAGACCCAGAACCATCGCGCAAGCCGGCCGGATCAGTGGCGTTTCCCCTGCAGATATGAATG